In Treponema primitia ZAS-2, a genomic segment contains:
- a CDS encoding pyridoxamine 5'-phosphate oxidase family protein: MRRSDREITDVEEKLKILRKNKVFRLGMAEQNQPYIVPLNFGFEFDGGLLTLYFHGAREGKKADILARNSQVCFEMDGEHSLVTGEEAAAYSFAYESIIGFGTAELLTKDEEKIRGLDALMKHQTGEDREWHYTESQLKAVAVYRIRVSSFSGKRRPQK, encoded by the coding sequence ATGAGAAGATCAGATCGGGAAATAACGGATGTCGAAGAAAAACTGAAGATACTCCGGAAAAACAAAGTGTTCCGCCTGGGCATGGCGGAGCAGAATCAGCCCTACATAGTTCCCCTGAATTTTGGCTTTGAATTTGACGGGGGCTTATTGACCCTGTATTTTCATGGCGCCCGGGAAGGAAAAAAGGCGGACATCCTGGCACGGAACAGCCAGGTCTGTTTTGAGATGGACGGGGAACATTCCCTGGTCACCGGAGAAGAGGCTGCCGCTTACAGCTTTGCCTATGAGAGCATCATTGGTTTCGGAACCGCAGAGTTATTGACTAAGGACGAAGAAAAGATCCGGGGACTTGATGCGCTGATGAAGCACCAAACCGGGGAGGACCGGGAGTGGCACTATACTGAAAGCCAGCTGAAGGCGGTAGCCGTGTACCGGA
- a CDS encoding type II toxin-antitoxin system PemK/MazF family toxin yields MGTVMEQYDIFLINLDPTIGHEIKKTRPCLLISPNEMNENIATVIIAPMTTKSHKYPTRVKISLNGTKGWVVLDQIRSIDKKRILKKIGKLNAKNIEEVKNIIREMLVE; encoded by the coding sequence TTGGGAACCGTAATGGAACAGTACGATATTTTTTTGATAAATCTTGATCCGACAATAGGGCATGAAATAAAGAAAACACGGCCATGTCTGCTTATTTCTCCAAATGAAATGAATGAAAATATTGCAACGGTTATTATTGCGCCAATGACAACAAAATCACATAAATATCCAACCCGGGTAAAGATTAGTTTGAATGGAACTAAAGGATGGGTTGTTTTGGATCAAATACGATCAATCGATAAAAAAAGGATACTAAAGAAAATTGGAAAGTTAAATGCAAAAAACATAGAAGAAGTAAAGAATATAATAAGAGAAATGCTGGTAGAGTAA
- a CDS encoding AbrB/MazE/SpoVT family DNA-binding domain-containing protein — MALSIEAKKSLTKENNYNIITYREKMMIVSVVSIGNSRGIRIPKSIINEFNIEDKIELQIHEDELVLKPISKKPRLGWEKAFKKMNENLDDKLIISNTLEDDVFDWDWEP, encoded by the coding sequence ATGGCCCTGTCAATAGAGGCCAAAAAAAGTTTGACAAAAGAAAATAATTACAATATAATTACATACAGGGAGAAAATGATGATTGTTTCAGTTGTATCTATTGGCAATTCCAGGGGCATTAGAATTCCCAAAAGTATTATAAATGAATTTAATATTGAGGATAAAATTGAATTGCAGATACATGAAGATGAATTGGTATTAAAGCCTATATCAAAAAAGCCCCGCTTGGGGTGGGAAAAGGCGTTTAAAAAAATGAACGAAAATCTTGATGACAAACTCATCATATCAAATACCCTGGAGGATGATGTCTTTGATTGGGATTGGGAACCGTAA